The Saprospiraceae bacterium genome includes a window with the following:
- a CDS encoding amidohydrolase: MINYRKSNKINSGIFFILAILLTIFISCSTHQPDKLPNNYKSLLIYNIRIVDVTNGIIHQNRAIYIERSKIKLIGHYDDLKHLVRSEFQIDGNDKYVIPGLWDMHIHIEGEDLIEDNKALFPVYIAYGITTVRDMASDLGEQVLQWRDEINTQKLLGPQIFTAGRKLEGINSIWKRDLEIANDKDLQAMLDTLDNFKVDLIKITENTLPGPLFLKSVSESKKRGYKVSGHVPHDLTISELINAGFSSIEHGSYLLRLGMDEKSIVAQIKDSKISKFRADEIYLNNFDQTTANKAYTDLAKTKIAVTPTLIGGKQLAYLDENDHKNDVFLQYLSQRFIDKYQWRIDRIANNTPAQKQQTKERYELIAQQLPNIQKAGITILAGSDAAALNTYVYPALALHEELILFQKPV; encoded by the coding sequence ATGATTAATTACCGTAAATCGAATAAAATAAATTCAGGTATTTTCTTCATCCTGGCCATTCTGTTGACAATATTTATATCCTGCTCCACCCATCAACCGGATAAACTTCCGAATAATTACAAAAGCTTACTGATTTATAACATCCGGATTGTAGATGTGACAAATGGAATTATTCACCAAAATAGAGCTATATACATAGAACGATCAAAAATAAAACTAATTGGTCATTATGATGATTTAAAGCATCTTGTCAGATCAGAATTTCAAATAGATGGCAATGATAAATATGTTATTCCGGGATTATGGGATATGCATATACATATAGAAGGCGAAGATCTTATTGAAGATAACAAGGCTTTATTTCCAGTTTACATTGCTTATGGTATCACCACTGTCAGAGATATGGCCAGTGACCTGGGCGAACAGGTTTTACAATGGAGAGATGAAATAAATACCCAAAAATTATTGGGTCCGCAAATATTTACTGCTGGCCGGAAACTCGAAGGTATCAATTCTATCTGGAAGCGAGATCTTGAAATTGCCAATGATAAAGATCTGCAAGCGATGCTGGACACATTGGACAATTTTAAAGTAGATCTGATTAAAATCACTGAAAACACCCTACCCGGTCCATTATTTCTAAAAAGTGTGTCTGAGTCAAAAAAGAGGGGTTATAAAGTTTCGGGACATGTTCCTCATGACCTTACCATCAGTGAGCTTATTAATGCCGGTTTTTCAAGCATAGAACACGGAAGCTATCTTTTGCGATTGGGTATGGATGAAAAAAGTATTGTTGCTCAAATAAAGGATAGTAAAATTTCCAAATTTAGGGCTGATGAAATATATCTTAATAACTTTGATCAGACTACTGCAAATAAAGCATATACAGATCTGGCAAAAACAAAAATTGCAGTTACCCCAACCCTTATCGGTGGAAAACAACTGGCCTATCTGGATGAAAATGATCATAAAAATGATGTCTTTTTGCAATATTTAAGCCAGCGTTTTATAGATAAATATCAATGGCGTATAGACAGAATTGCCAATAATACACCTGCACAAAAACAACAGACAAAAGAAAGATATGAACTTATAGCCCAACAACTTCCCAATATCCAGAAGGCAGGAATTACTATTTTGGCAGGTAGCGATGCAGCTGCCTTAAATACTTATGTCTATCCGGCATTAGCATTGCATGAAGAGCTTATTTTATTTCAAAAGCCGGTTTGA
- a CDS encoding ATP-binding cassette domain-containing protein — protein MENITLRDKNISSEKVIDAAKTIGAHAFIDRLPGAYDYKVSERGSNLSVGQRQLISFVRALVFDPDILILDEATSSIDTESEAVIQYAIEKLIEKRTSVIIAHRLSTIKHAHNILVLSDGRILESGTHDQLLENADGHYRELYDMQFSELTS, from the coding sequence ATGGAAAATATCACATTGAGAGATAAGAACATCTCCTCAGAAAAAGTTATTGACGCAGCCAAAACCATAGGAGCGCACGCTTTTATCGATAGACTTCCCGGCGCGTACGATTATAAAGTATCAGAAAGAGGCAGCAACCTGTCCGTTGGCCAACGCCAATTGATTTCTTTTGTGAGGGCACTGGTTTTTGATCCTGACATTCTGATCCTTGACGAAGCTACATCTTCCATAGATACTGAAAGTGAAGCTGTCATCCAGTATGCCATCGAAAAATTGATAGAAAAACGCACGTCTGTCATCATAGCACACAGACTGTCCACTATCAAACATGCTCATAATATCCTTGTCCTATCTGATGGTCGTATTTTGGAGAGCGGTACCCATGACCAACTGCTGGAGAATGCAGACGGGCATTATCGGGAGCTGTACGACATGCAGTTTTCAGAGTTGACCTCCTGA
- the dgt gene encoding dNTP triphosphohydrolase — translation MQNWGQCISYRRYGYQSSGQAGFRSEFTRDYDRIIFLSAFRRLQNKTQVFPLPGNVFVHNRLTHSLEVASVGRSLGAITGHGIVETYRNISEQDALFYNYELSGVISSACLAHDIGNPAFGHSGEKAISHYFESQKDKVVNNTALKDLFDHEEWQDLTNFEGNANALRLLTRQFKGKLEGGHRLMYLTLASILKYPCASHEMDKSYIHKKKYGYFHSDKNAFDDIVSECRLVMEDGQCKRHPFVYLVEAADDICYRIIDMEDAHRIGILSADVLQDAFLKLLMDLDENLGRTKNILHKIGDANEAVSFLRAKCINALVNKASEIFLQNAEAILSGQFNHTLIDEVEKFCPGLKEITDISVEKIYNHHSVIEVEMAGYNVMSELLSVFVEAVLSENKTSIQKKCIQLIPSQYNLAYDPGSHYEKTMGVLDFVSGMTDGYATELYRKIRGIEIPSHK, via the coding sequence ATGCAAAACTGGGGACAGTGTATATCATACAGGAGGTACGGATACCAAAGTAGCGGTCAGGCTGGTTTCAGATCAGAATTTACAAGGGATTATGACAGAATTATATTTCTATCTGCCTTCCGTCGACTGCAGAACAAAACGCAGGTTTTCCCACTCCCGGGCAATGTTTTTGTACACAACAGGCTGACACATTCTCTGGAAGTAGCTTCTGTAGGCAGATCTTTGGGTGCCATCACAGGACATGGAATTGTAGAAACTTATCGCAATATCTCCGAACAGGATGCTTTGTTTTACAATTATGAGTTATCGGGTGTCATCTCATCTGCTTGTCTGGCGCATGACATCGGCAACCCTGCTTTTGGACATTCAGGAGAGAAAGCGATCTCACACTATTTCGAAAGCCAAAAAGACAAAGTTGTCAATAATACTGCATTGAAAGACCTGTTTGACCACGAAGAATGGCAGGACCTCACCAACTTTGAAGGCAATGCCAATGCACTAAGGCTATTGACCCGACAGTTTAAGGGTAAGCTGGAAGGAGGACACAGATTGATGTATCTGACACTAGCCTCAATCCTGAAGTATCCTTGTGCATCACATGAAATGGACAAATCTTACATACATAAAAAGAAATACGGTTACTTTCATTCTGACAAAAATGCTTTTGATGATATTGTATCAGAATGCAGATTAGTGATGGAAGATGGACAATGTAAAAGACATCCATTTGTTTACTTAGTGGAAGCTGCTGACGACATTTGCTACCGTATCATAGATATGGAAGATGCCCACAGGATAGGTATATTGTCTGCAGATGTCCTTCAGGATGCTTTTCTGAAATTGCTCATGGATCTGGATGAAAACCTCGGCAGAACAAAAAATATACTGCACAAAATCGGGGATGCCAATGAAGCAGTCTCATTTCTTCGTGCCAAATGTATCAATGCATTAGTCAACAAGGCTTCTGAGATTTTTTTACAAAATGCTGAAGCTATTCTATCCGGTCAGTTTAATCACACATTGATCGATGAGGTAGAAAAATTTTGTCCCGGCCTCAAAGAAATTACAGATATTTCTGTCGAAAAAATATATAACCATCATTCAGTGATAGAAGTCGAAATGGCGGGATACAATGTCATGTCAGAATTACTCTCTGTTTTTGTAGAAGCAGTACTTTCTGAAAACAAAACATCGATTCAAAAAAAGTGCATCCAACTGATACCCTCCCAATACAATCTGGCTTATGACCCGGGATCTCATTATGAAAAAACAATGGGTGTGCTGGATTTTGTTTCCGGAATGACTGATGGATATGCCACAGAACTATACAGAAAAATCCGGGGAATTGAGATTCCGTCGCATAAGTAA
- a CDS encoding alcohol dehydrogenase catalytic domain-containing protein: MATTMQALHITGYGTIKDNLKILTVPIPTITDDEVLVEIYSASLNPHDYKTIQGKYKKFDKLTLPAPIGGDASGVIIAKGKDVKNFEIGDEVFGVVHFLRLVT; the protein is encoded by the coding sequence ATGGCTACTACAATGCAGGCTTTACACATTACAGGTTATGGAACAATTAAGGATAATTTAAAAATCCTAACGGTACCCATTCCTACCATTACTGATGATGAAGTATTGGTGGAAATCTATTCGGCAAGCCTTAACCCACACGATTATAAAACTATACAGGGCAAATACAAAAAGTTTGACAAATTAACTTTGCCTGCACCTATTGGTGGCGATGCAAGTGGTGTAATAATTGCCAAAGGAAAAGATGTAAAAAACTTTGAAATTGGAGATGAAGTGTTTGGTGTTGTACACTTTCTACGTTTGGTCACGTGA